In a genomic window of Clavelina lepadiformis chromosome 7, kaClaLepa1.1, whole genome shotgun sequence:
- the LOC143466105 gene encoding uncharacterized protein LOC143466105 isoform X1: MSESSADLKKTSTENTATESLQRRRYTGIPLIPNSLPVPPSSSNILLLSPIVRPGTRSEPDKLCNLQLLVSNVSYQQTKQPATNLLVPVKTLPTLTTCSTPLLPTTSTVSLQKIHLGTNEQKEDAVDQNNGTRLLNKTDVGKLEGVLCPNCGVQTADRDKCLFCKKVIPSTAKRINSQFRKRVYAQSTSAATNEPSGIKASVEPSSFYGNVGLSEFMRYSKVGKTNTIKVRKVSQLVPQNKSECIMISDSSDDDLGSKLSSGALSISVPLPETNLNTVPTAALENEASSSSEVSFDSLNQVTESQQILSSDLWKYETLNVQVTSTRIGQLHVTPPSPLRVCGVNFCLSLPMHIVRLQWFSIEHIEISNNPQEPCLYFFIKDECLGVFRSQLGMIPGKIPYFDPVGPVDQKFFIIYIAKSWFAEYSRDLREKFCFIRSKHKLPLEFFCEVTDAESNARQMQIAQADPELNGSMAMQYSPSLIPPTEISTHSLTRVLRPSLSKDCHTNVSLSFCGQRKHLAIYPPPPAKGGITITNEDEFCLNDGEFLNDVIVDFYLKYTILELISDEDRERSHVFSCFFYERLSQPETTKLKSAPNTPSMPQRRHMRVKKWTRNVDLFSKDFIFIPINDAAHWYLAVICFPGAQPSSAKNESPSIASVEEISTHNGANELVISDVRSIRNNSCSSQDALCAETDGADFKDFPPVSITAKSTSSSSSTRQPCILIFDSLRSSCRSRSAKILREYLTEEWRTRKSEESGERIFDSSTMKMCSPVVPQQDNYSDCGVFLLHYVEMLFQKPIQDFALPVKSLQNWFDPVECKEKRLQIRQIIRKLSVAQADSDS, translated from the exons ATGTCAGAGTCATCGGCAGATCTAAAAAAAACGTCAACAGAAAACACAGCCACAGAA TCTCTTCAAAGACGAAGATATACTGGTATACCATTAATACCAAATTCATTGCCTGTACCACCTTCatcatcaaatattttattactttcACCTATTGTCCGTCCAG GAACTCGGTCAGAACCAGACAAACTATGCAATCTACAGTTGTTGGTTTCAAATGTATCGTACCAACAAACAAAGCAGCCTGCAACCA ATCTTCTTGTACCGGTCAAGACATTACCAACATTAACAACTTGTAGCACACCACTTTTACCAACAACTAGTACTGTTTCTCTTCAGAAAATACATTTAGGGAcaaatgaacaaaaagaaGACGCAGTGGACCAGAACAACGGTACCCGCTTATTAAACAAGACG GATGTTGGAAAACTGGAAGGTGTATTATGTCCGAATTGTGGGGTTCAGACTGCCGACCGTGATAAATGTCTTTTCtgcaaaaaagtaattccCAGCACAGCAAAACGTATAAATTCTCAG tttcGCAAAAGAGTATATGCCCAGTCCACAAGTGCAGCGACTAATGAGCCATCCGGCATAAA GGCGAGTGTGGAGCCGTCTAGCTTCTATGGAAATGTTGGCCTCAGTGAATTTATGAGATATTCTAAAGTTGGGAAAACG AATACTATCAAAGTGAGAAAAGTTTCTCAGTTAGttccacaaaataaatcaG aatgTATAATGATATCTGATTCTAGTGATGATGATTTAGGCTCAAAGCTATCATCAG GTGCGCTTTCCATTAGTGTTCCCTTGCCAGAGACAAATTTAAACACTGTGCCCACAGCTGCGCTGGAAAATGAAGCAAG CTCGTCATCAGAAGTTTCTTTTGATTCCTTAAACCAGGTGACTGAAAGCCAGCAAATTTTGTCGTCTGATTTATGGAAATATGAGACATTAAATGTCCAGGTTACTTCCACCAGGATTGGTCAACTGCATGTGACACCTCCATCACCCCTCAGA GTTTGTGGTGTAAACTTTTGTCTTTCACTTCCAATGCATATTGTTCGCTTACAATGGTTTAGTATTGAACACATAGAAATCAGCAATAATCCCCAAGAGCCCTGCttgtattttttcattaaagaTGAATGCCTTGGGGTTTTTCGTAGTCAGCTTGGTATGATTCCTGGAAAGATTCCTTACTTTGACCCTGTGGGCCCAG TGGATCAAAAGTTTTTCATCATTTATATCGCGAAGAGTTGGTTTGCTGAGTATTCACGTGATTTGCGTGagaaattttgctttattcGGTCAAAACATAAACTTCCTCTG GAATTTTTCTGCGAAGTAACAGATGCGGAGTCAAATGCTCGCCAAATGCAAATTGCCCAAGCAGATCCGGAATTAAATGGCTCAATGGCAATG CAATATTCGCCATCACTTATTCCACCTACAGAGATTTCGACACACTCACTAACAAGGGTATTAAGGCCGTCATTATCTAAGGATTGTCATACCAATGTCAGTTTAAGCTTTTGTGGACAACGAAAACA CCTTGCAATATATCCTCCGCCTCCTGCTAAAGGCGGAATCACTATAACCAATGAAGATGAATTTTGTCTCAATGATGGAGAATTTCTTAATGATGTTATTGTCGACTTCTACCTAAA ATACACAATATTGGAACTAATAAGTGATGAAGATCGTGAAAGATCTCACGTTTTCAGTTGTTTCTTCTACGAGAGGTTGAGTCAGCCAGAAACAACCAAATTAAAATCAGCACCAAATACACCGAG TATGCCTCAGAGAAGACACATGCGTGTAAAGAAGTGGACACGTAACGTTGATCTTTTTTCCAAggatttcatttttattccaaTTAATGATGCTGCGCATTGGTACCTTGCCGTTATTTGCTTTCCTGGGGCACAACCTTCTTCAGCCAAAAACGAATCCCCAAGTATTG CGTCTGTGGAGGAAATCTCAACACATAATGGTGCTAACGAGCTTGTAATAAGCGACGTTCGTTCAATACGGAATAATTCGTGTTCATCTCAAGATGCATTGTGTGCTGAAACTGATGGTGCTGACTTCAAAGATTTCCCTCCTGTTAGTATTACTGCCAAATCTACCTCAAGTTCTTCGTCTACAAGACAACCGtgtattttgatatttgaTTCCTTACGAAGTTCTTGTCGTTCAAGAAGTGCAAAGATTTTGCGAGA GTATTTAACTGAAGAATGGAGAACCAGAAAATCTGAGGAATCTGGCGAAAGAATCTTTGACAGTTCAACTATGAAGATGTGCTCTCCAGTGGTCCCTCAGCAGGATAATTATTCCGACTGCGGAGTGTTTCTTCTCCATTATGTCGAGATGCTATTTCAG AAACCAATTCAGGATTTTGCGTTACCTGTCAAATCCCTCCAGAACTGGTTTGACCCTGTggaatgcaaagaaaaaagacTTCAAATTCGCCAGATCATCCGAAAGCTCAGTGTTGCACAAGCTGATTCTGACTCAtaa
- the LOC143466105 gene encoding uncharacterized protein LOC143466105 isoform X2, with the protein MSESSADLKKTSTENTATESLQRRRYTGIPLIPNSLPVPPSSSNILLLSPIVRPGTRSEPDKLCNLQLLVSNVSYQQTKQPATNLLVPVKTLPTLTTCSTPLLPTTSTVSLQKIHLGTNEQKEDAVDQNNGTRLLNKTDVGKLEGVLCPNCGVQTADRDKCLFCKKVIPSTAKRINSQFRKRVYAQSTSAATNEPSGIKASVEPSSFYGNVGLSEFMRYSKVGKTNTIKVRKVSQLVPQNKSECIMISDSSDDDLGSKLSSGALSISVPLPETNLNTVPTAALENEASSSSEVSFDSLNQVTESQQILSSDLWKYETLNVQVTSTRIGQLHVTPPSPLRVCGVNFCLSLPMHIVRLQWFSIEHIEISNNPQEPCLYFFIKDECLGVFRSQLGMIPGKIPYFDPVGPVDQKFFIIYIAKSWFAEYSRDLREKFCFIRSKHKLPLEFFCEVTDAESNARQMQIAQADPELNGSMAMQYSPSLIPPTEISTHSLTRVLRPSLSKDCHTNVSLSFCGQRKHLAIYPPPPAKGGITITNEDEFCLNDGEFLNDVIVDFYLKYTILELISDEDRERSHVFSCFFYERLSQPETTKLKSAPNTPSMPQRRHMRVKKWTRNVDLFSKDFIFIPINDAAHWYLAVICFPGAQPSSAKNESPTSVEEISTHNGANELVISDVRSIRNNSCSSQDALCAETDGADFKDFPPVSITAKSTSSSSSTRQPCILIFDSLRSSCRSRSAKILREYLTEEWRTRKSEESGERIFDSSTMKMCSPVVPQQDNYSDCGVFLLHYVEMLFQKPIQDFALPVKSLQNWFDPVECKEKRLQIRQIIRKLSVAQADSDS; encoded by the exons ATGTCAGAGTCATCGGCAGATCTAAAAAAAACGTCAACAGAAAACACAGCCACAGAA TCTCTTCAAAGACGAAGATATACTGGTATACCATTAATACCAAATTCATTGCCTGTACCACCTTCatcatcaaatattttattactttcACCTATTGTCCGTCCAG GAACTCGGTCAGAACCAGACAAACTATGCAATCTACAGTTGTTGGTTTCAAATGTATCGTACCAACAAACAAAGCAGCCTGCAACCA ATCTTCTTGTACCGGTCAAGACATTACCAACATTAACAACTTGTAGCACACCACTTTTACCAACAACTAGTACTGTTTCTCTTCAGAAAATACATTTAGGGAcaaatgaacaaaaagaaGACGCAGTGGACCAGAACAACGGTACCCGCTTATTAAACAAGACG GATGTTGGAAAACTGGAAGGTGTATTATGTCCGAATTGTGGGGTTCAGACTGCCGACCGTGATAAATGTCTTTTCtgcaaaaaagtaattccCAGCACAGCAAAACGTATAAATTCTCAG tttcGCAAAAGAGTATATGCCCAGTCCACAAGTGCAGCGACTAATGAGCCATCCGGCATAAA GGCGAGTGTGGAGCCGTCTAGCTTCTATGGAAATGTTGGCCTCAGTGAATTTATGAGATATTCTAAAGTTGGGAAAACG AATACTATCAAAGTGAGAAAAGTTTCTCAGTTAGttccacaaaataaatcaG aatgTATAATGATATCTGATTCTAGTGATGATGATTTAGGCTCAAAGCTATCATCAG GTGCGCTTTCCATTAGTGTTCCCTTGCCAGAGACAAATTTAAACACTGTGCCCACAGCTGCGCTGGAAAATGAAGCAAG CTCGTCATCAGAAGTTTCTTTTGATTCCTTAAACCAGGTGACTGAAAGCCAGCAAATTTTGTCGTCTGATTTATGGAAATATGAGACATTAAATGTCCAGGTTACTTCCACCAGGATTGGTCAACTGCATGTGACACCTCCATCACCCCTCAGA GTTTGTGGTGTAAACTTTTGTCTTTCACTTCCAATGCATATTGTTCGCTTACAATGGTTTAGTATTGAACACATAGAAATCAGCAATAATCCCCAAGAGCCCTGCttgtattttttcattaaagaTGAATGCCTTGGGGTTTTTCGTAGTCAGCTTGGTATGATTCCTGGAAAGATTCCTTACTTTGACCCTGTGGGCCCAG TGGATCAAAAGTTTTTCATCATTTATATCGCGAAGAGTTGGTTTGCTGAGTATTCACGTGATTTGCGTGagaaattttgctttattcGGTCAAAACATAAACTTCCTCTG GAATTTTTCTGCGAAGTAACAGATGCGGAGTCAAATGCTCGCCAAATGCAAATTGCCCAAGCAGATCCGGAATTAAATGGCTCAATGGCAATG CAATATTCGCCATCACTTATTCCACCTACAGAGATTTCGACACACTCACTAACAAGGGTATTAAGGCCGTCATTATCTAAGGATTGTCATACCAATGTCAGTTTAAGCTTTTGTGGACAACGAAAACA CCTTGCAATATATCCTCCGCCTCCTGCTAAAGGCGGAATCACTATAACCAATGAAGATGAATTTTGTCTCAATGATGGAGAATTTCTTAATGATGTTATTGTCGACTTCTACCTAAA ATACACAATATTGGAACTAATAAGTGATGAAGATCGTGAAAGATCTCACGTTTTCAGTTGTTTCTTCTACGAGAGGTTGAGTCAGCCAGAAACAACCAAATTAAAATCAGCACCAAATACACCGAG TATGCCTCAGAGAAGACACATGCGTGTAAAGAAGTGGACACGTAACGTTGATCTTTTTTCCAAggatttcatttttattccaaTTAATGATGCTGCGCATTGGTACCTTGCCGTTATTTGCTTTCCTGGGGCACAACCTTCTTCAGCCAAAAACGAATCCCCAA CGTCTGTGGAGGAAATCTCAACACATAATGGTGCTAACGAGCTTGTAATAAGCGACGTTCGTTCAATACGGAATAATTCGTGTTCATCTCAAGATGCATTGTGTGCTGAAACTGATGGTGCTGACTTCAAAGATTTCCCTCCTGTTAGTATTACTGCCAAATCTACCTCAAGTTCTTCGTCTACAAGACAACCGtgtattttgatatttgaTTCCTTACGAAGTTCTTGTCGTTCAAGAAGTGCAAAGATTTTGCGAGA GTATTTAACTGAAGAATGGAGAACCAGAAAATCTGAGGAATCTGGCGAAAGAATCTTTGACAGTTCAACTATGAAGATGTGCTCTCCAGTGGTCCCTCAGCAGGATAATTATTCCGACTGCGGAGTGTTTCTTCTCCATTATGTCGAGATGCTATTTCAG AAACCAATTCAGGATTTTGCGTTACCTGTCAAATCCCTCCAGAACTGGTTTGACCCTGTggaatgcaaagaaaaaagacTTCAAATTCGCCAGATCATCCGAAAGCTCAGTGTTGCACAAGCTGATTCTGACTCAtaa
- the LOC143466105 gene encoding uncharacterized protein LOC143466105 isoform X3, producing MYRTNKQSSLQPKIHLGTNEQKEDAVDQNNGTRLLNKTDVGKLEGVLCPNCGVQTADRDKCLFCKKVIPSTAKRINSQFRKRVYAQSTSAATNEPSGIKASVEPSSFYGNVGLSEFMRYSKVGKTNTIKVRKVSQLVPQNKSECIMISDSSDDDLGSKLSSGALSISVPLPETNLNTVPTAALENEASSSSEVSFDSLNQVTESQQILSSDLWKYETLNVQVTSTRIGQLHVTPPSPLRVCGVNFCLSLPMHIVRLQWFSIEHIEISNNPQEPCLYFFIKDECLGVFRSQLGMIPGKIPYFDPVGPVDQKFFIIYIAKSWFAEYSRDLREKFCFIRSKHKLPLEFFCEVTDAESNARQMQIAQADPELNGSMAMQYSPSLIPPTEISTHSLTRVLRPSLSKDCHTNVSLSFCGQRKHLAIYPPPPAKGGITITNEDEFCLNDGEFLNDVIVDFYLKYTILELISDEDRERSHVFSCFFYERLSQPETTKLKSAPNTPSMPQRRHMRVKKWTRNVDLFSKDFIFIPINDAAHWYLAVICFPGAQPSSAKNESPSIASVEEISTHNGANELVISDVRSIRNNSCSSQDALCAETDGADFKDFPPVSITAKSTSSSSSTRQPCILIFDSLRSSCRSRSAKILREYLTEEWRTRKSEESGERIFDSSTMKMCSPVVPQQDNYSDCGVFLLHYVEMLFQKPIQDFALPVKSLQNWFDPVECKEKRLQIRQIIRKLSVAQADSDS from the exons ATGTATCGTACCAACAAACAAAGCAGCCTGCAACCA AAAATACATTTAGGGAcaaatgaacaaaaagaaGACGCAGTGGACCAGAACAACGGTACCCGCTTATTAAACAAGACG GATGTTGGAAAACTGGAAGGTGTATTATGTCCGAATTGTGGGGTTCAGACTGCCGACCGTGATAAATGTCTTTTCtgcaaaaaagtaattccCAGCACAGCAAAACGTATAAATTCTCAG tttcGCAAAAGAGTATATGCCCAGTCCACAAGTGCAGCGACTAATGAGCCATCCGGCATAAA GGCGAGTGTGGAGCCGTCTAGCTTCTATGGAAATGTTGGCCTCAGTGAATTTATGAGATATTCTAAAGTTGGGAAAACG AATACTATCAAAGTGAGAAAAGTTTCTCAGTTAGttccacaaaataaatcaG aatgTATAATGATATCTGATTCTAGTGATGATGATTTAGGCTCAAAGCTATCATCAG GTGCGCTTTCCATTAGTGTTCCCTTGCCAGAGACAAATTTAAACACTGTGCCCACAGCTGCGCTGGAAAATGAAGCAAG CTCGTCATCAGAAGTTTCTTTTGATTCCTTAAACCAGGTGACTGAAAGCCAGCAAATTTTGTCGTCTGATTTATGGAAATATGAGACATTAAATGTCCAGGTTACTTCCACCAGGATTGGTCAACTGCATGTGACACCTCCATCACCCCTCAGA GTTTGTGGTGTAAACTTTTGTCTTTCACTTCCAATGCATATTGTTCGCTTACAATGGTTTAGTATTGAACACATAGAAATCAGCAATAATCCCCAAGAGCCCTGCttgtattttttcattaaagaTGAATGCCTTGGGGTTTTTCGTAGTCAGCTTGGTATGATTCCTGGAAAGATTCCTTACTTTGACCCTGTGGGCCCAG TGGATCAAAAGTTTTTCATCATTTATATCGCGAAGAGTTGGTTTGCTGAGTATTCACGTGATTTGCGTGagaaattttgctttattcGGTCAAAACATAAACTTCCTCTG GAATTTTTCTGCGAAGTAACAGATGCGGAGTCAAATGCTCGCCAAATGCAAATTGCCCAAGCAGATCCGGAATTAAATGGCTCAATGGCAATG CAATATTCGCCATCACTTATTCCACCTACAGAGATTTCGACACACTCACTAACAAGGGTATTAAGGCCGTCATTATCTAAGGATTGTCATACCAATGTCAGTTTAAGCTTTTGTGGACAACGAAAACA CCTTGCAATATATCCTCCGCCTCCTGCTAAAGGCGGAATCACTATAACCAATGAAGATGAATTTTGTCTCAATGATGGAGAATTTCTTAATGATGTTATTGTCGACTTCTACCTAAA ATACACAATATTGGAACTAATAAGTGATGAAGATCGTGAAAGATCTCACGTTTTCAGTTGTTTCTTCTACGAGAGGTTGAGTCAGCCAGAAACAACCAAATTAAAATCAGCACCAAATACACCGAG TATGCCTCAGAGAAGACACATGCGTGTAAAGAAGTGGACACGTAACGTTGATCTTTTTTCCAAggatttcatttttattccaaTTAATGATGCTGCGCATTGGTACCTTGCCGTTATTTGCTTTCCTGGGGCACAACCTTCTTCAGCCAAAAACGAATCCCCAAGTATTG CGTCTGTGGAGGAAATCTCAACACATAATGGTGCTAACGAGCTTGTAATAAGCGACGTTCGTTCAATACGGAATAATTCGTGTTCATCTCAAGATGCATTGTGTGCTGAAACTGATGGTGCTGACTTCAAAGATTTCCCTCCTGTTAGTATTACTGCCAAATCTACCTCAAGTTCTTCGTCTACAAGACAACCGtgtattttgatatttgaTTCCTTACGAAGTTCTTGTCGTTCAAGAAGTGCAAAGATTTTGCGAGA GTATTTAACTGAAGAATGGAGAACCAGAAAATCTGAGGAATCTGGCGAAAGAATCTTTGACAGTTCAACTATGAAGATGTGCTCTCCAGTGGTCCCTCAGCAGGATAATTATTCCGACTGCGGAGTGTTTCTTCTCCATTATGTCGAGATGCTATTTCAG AAACCAATTCAGGATTTTGCGTTACCTGTCAAATCCCTCCAGAACTGGTTTGACCCTGTggaatgcaaagaaaaaagacTTCAAATTCGCCAGATCATCCGAAAGCTCAGTGTTGCACAAGCTGATTCTGACTCAtaa